From the genome of Acidobacteriota bacterium:
CACGACCGGCCTGACGGGAATCGCGTCAAAACGCTCAGTCTGCCGGTCGACACATTTCTCGGCCGGTTTCTCCAGCACGTGCTCCCGTCCGGGTTTGTTCGCCTTCGACACTATGGGTTTCTGGCGTCGCGGACCAAGGACCGGCGCCTGGCTCGTTGTCGACTCGCGCTCAACGTCCCATCCTTACCACCGACCGTCGCCGGCGATGCGCGATCCGCCGCCGAGCGCTTCGCCGCACTGACCGGTGTCGACGTCACGCGCTGTCCGCACTGCCATCAGGGAACCATGCGCATCGCGTACACCCTGATTCCGAGTCCCGGCCCAGCCCCTCCGATTGACTCGTCATGACACGTCTTCGTCCAGGCCCATCGTCCTCATGCCGCTGGCCCGCTCCGGCCACGTGTCTCTTCGTGTCGCTCGGTCCTCCGACACCCGTCTCCATGCCGACGCTCCACCCATTCCGCGGGGACGCCCCGACGCCGGCGCGCTCTTCTGTCGTCGCGATTACCCTGCCGCCGGCACCCGCGACTCGCCACCGCTCGCCCCTCCGAGCGCCCTGCGCCGATTAGATCCCGATAGGCGCCCCGCGAAACGGTTTCGCTCAATGCGCTTTTATCCGTCATGCGCCGCACGGCGGATAAAACGCTCTTCATTCCACCCCATCGTGATCAGCCGTTCAACGGATCGTGATTACCGCAAACGAGGGAGGCCACGGCTTGGTCAATCTTCAATTGTTCGAGGCGAAGGGCTACAGTCGCCACGAAGCCAGCGAGGTGAGCGACCGAGGTGAACGCTGCTTGGTTAAACGGATGTGGTTGGGCGCGGGTACTCTTACGAGAGAAATGGTGTAGCTGATTTCGCATTCGGACGAGAAACCGTTGTAGTCCCTCCACGGTCATATCGCACTTCTGCGCCGCAAGAAGAGGTGTAAGTTCTTTAACGTCTTTGTCTGCGGGGCCACCCGGTTTGAAGAACGACTTCAACACTGCTGTACACACGTTGGTCAGGATGACAGATTTGGTGAATGCTGCCAACACTCCATGTTCACCGCTACGTCCCTGCGCGTAGAGACCCTCCAGCACAAAGTAATACGAATAGAAAGCCTGGATAAAATCACCGTCGGCCTCACGATTTGCTCCCTCTCGCAAGAAGGCCATTGGTTCAACGAGATCACCATATCGACTAGCGTGTGAAACTACACGTTGAAAGAAATCGTGCCTGACAATAGTCGGCAGACGAGGGAAACTGGTACTGACTTGGAATCCCTCAACCTGAACTCGCTTTTGTTCCTCGTCGTTCTCAGGAACTAGACTCAGAGCCCCTTCGCTCCATCGGATGCGAACCAGTGGGTGGTTCTGAACCATGAAGCTCATCACCGATTCAATAGTCTGGAGATGTCGCTGTGCTGCGTCATCTACTTGCGGGTCAACGTCAATTGTCAGAGGTGGTGCACAGTTAGGATCTGACGGTTGCGGACCGAATGAAGCGTGCATTCGCTTAGCCGCTTCTGGGGGTACTTGCAGACAGACACTAATCGAGTGAATTCGGCCTTGGGAATCGCTTGTGAGTTCAAAAACAACTCCATCAGCTTCAGCTATAAGCGAGGAATTAGGGTCATCAAGAAAGAGCAACCCTTCGACGTTGGCACGGATCGAGTATTTCACGTTAGCCCGCTTTCTCCGGTGGTGTGCAAGCTTGCATGAAATTGATGCCGAGAGGAGTGAAGTTGATTAGTTCGTACTTCACGCGGGAATTCCATCTGTCCACTGCGAGCGTCACGACATCTTGAAGAGAGGCACCCTCAGGCGTGCTGAGATGACGTCGGCCTTCAATAAGCTGCATGCGGTCCATGTCGTTGATGAACAACGCGTAGTCCGCTCGCGATAAGTTGAAGTGAGCTTCGATGTCCTGGCGTTCAACGTCAGGCCAGTGCGGAATCCAGTTCGGTACCGGAAAGGTCCTCATCTCATACATCCACTGCAACACCTTCGCTTGAACGGGAGTCAACTGGTGGAGGATCTCGGCGAAAGCCGGCAACACCTTGTTATCAGGTGTGGCGGCGTTGGCGAGGAGCGCAGCCCACTGATGCTGAAGGTCTTCATCCTCCTCTAGCGAGGTGTGTTCGAGAATGGGCAAGAGGAGACGTCCAGGTACTGGCTGCGGTTCAATCTGCGCTTGGCGAAGCAGATCTGCTGCCTCAATCAGAGTCGCGCCGGCCCGTTCTCCGCGTCGCTTGGCCCACGCTTTCAGAGGAGCGGCGATGCCCTGACCCACAGCGCCGGCAGCGGGGCTGATGATCTTGCTAATGATGCTGGTAAGCATCTCAGCAGTTGGCTTGCCAGCCGTCGTAAGGCCGGCGATGATGACCGCTCCAGTTACTGGGTCCATAACGGGCGGATTATACGTCTGTAGTGACGGGCCCCGGGAAATTCGGTCCATCGTGAGAGCGAGTTTTGCGGCACAATCCGGCCAGTCGGCCAGGAGGGTGTGCCGTGAAGAGAAAGCGCTTTTCCGTCGAGCAGATGACCGCCGTGTCGCAGCAGGTGCAGGCGGTGGTGCCGGTCGGCGACGTGTGCCGCCAGGTCGGCGTCTCCGAGCAGACCTTCTACCGCTGGAAGAAGGTCTACGGCGGGATGTTGTCCAGTGAAGCCCGCGACTTGAAGCAGCTGCGCGACGAAGGCGCGAAGCTGAATCGCCTCGTGGCGGACCTGTCGCTCGACAAGGTCAAGCTGCAGGATGTCCTCCAGAGATAACTCTAAAGCCCGTGAAGCAGCGAGAAGTGATGCGCCACTTGATGGGCCGCTACGGCGTCAGCGAGCGGCGGGCGTGTCGCGCCGCCCGCTTCTGGCGCTCGAGCCTCCCGTACGAGAGCCGCCGCGATCCGCTGACCGCGCTGTCGCCCCGCGCAGCGGAACTCTTGCAAGAGGCCGGCCACGACGCGGTCCATGTGCGAATTCGAGGCCTGCACGCAGCCGACGACGAACAGTTGTTCAGCCTTGCGGCGGCCGAAGGACGAACGATCATTTTGGCCGATACCGATTTCGGTGCACTCCTCGCGCTTCGACGCGAATCGCGCCCGTCGGTCATCCTGTTCCGTCGTGGTACGCCGCGGCGTCCCGATCGGCAGGCTGCGCTCTTGGTCGCCAACCTGCCGGTACTGGAATCGGAGCTTGATCGGGGCGCGATCGTGGCGCTTTACGACACTCGCCTTCGTATTCGCCGTCTCCCGATTGGTTCGGACTGAGTCGAACCTGGCCCGTGGCAGCGGCACCAGAACCCGGACGGGACGTTAGATGGGAGCGGTGGTGCGCGGCGTCAATCACTATTGCCGGACGGCAAATTGTCGCCGCACAGGTGACGCCCGCCGCGGCAAGAGGCGCTCTCGAAACGCGTACCTCCGTTGCGCTGCAGAAGATGTTGCGATCAGCGCGTACGACCGTGAAGAATCTGGCGCAATTTTGACCGAGGCGCACCGATCGGTTATAGCCTTTTGGTCCAAATCGGCTCAAGTTCGCCGATTCAGGCCCACATTCGCATCGCAGACGAACTGGCGCGCACGAAAATATAACCGCCATACATAACCGATTGGGTTCGCAGAATCCGCGAATACTGGCCTGTTCTTGAGAGTCTCAGACAACGGGCCTTCTAAGCCGGGGGTCCCGCGTTCGAGTCGCGGCGGGCGCGCCAGTTTTATTAAGGTATTTGCGAAGTGGCGGTCGGCGGAACAGGACGGAAAAGGACGAAAACGGCTATCCGTCGCACCGGCCGTCGCACCGGGGTCACCGTTTGACCTTCTGGAGCTTGGCGACGGCGGCGGCCAGAGCCGGATCGACCTGGGCGCGAGCGTATCTTTCCGTTGATTTTTGCGTCGAGTGACCCATGAGTTTCTGGGTGGCCCACATGTCGCCATCCGTCTGGCGAAGCGTGTTGGCGCCGAAGGCGTGGCGCGTGGCGTCATAGACCCGGGGCGGGTGTTTGATCTTCGCGGCCTTACAGGCGCGCAGCCAGGCGTGACGAACCGATGACTTCGTGAAGTGGCCCTACGCCCCTTTCCGGTGCATCAGCTTGAGCGCGGCGACGGCCTGTGGGGTCAAGGGCAGTGTTCGTCCAGGCGTGCCCTTTCCTTTGCGTCGGCCTGGCACCCGCAACGTCTTCCGCTTCGCGTTGAAATCGGCGGCGGTGACTCGCATCAGAGATGTGCGGCTTCGCCCCGGTTCCCGTATGAATCGTGGTCGCCAAATGGGATGCCGGATGTTTCAGGAATCAGTCGTCTGATCAGACGCGGTAAGGCAGAGAGACTCCAGAGGCGGGCGACCAAAACAGACGCTTCACGAGCGTGACGGCGAGGGGCCCGCGGCGCGCGGACGAAGAGCCGCGCGCCACGGGGTAGATCAGGTTCAGCCCAGCACCGCCAGAATCCGCCGCGCCAGCGCCTCCAACTGATCAGCCTGCGCGTCGTTCAGTGCGTGCCCGCGCTGGGCCTCAACGGCATTGATGAATGCGCCGAGCTTATTCGCCGCATCATTTCGCTGGCCTGCATTGGCGGCTTCGAGCGCCGCTACCAAACTCTGGAGTTTCTCATCCAGCGAATTCGCGATGCCCTGCTTAAGGTTGTAACTCACGACCAGGGCCGACAGCGAGCGGATGGCCCCGGCCGGCGCCTGGACGGTGACGGAGGCCGTGTCGGTGGCCGTGGCCC
Proteins encoded in this window:
- a CDS encoding DUF5615 family PIN-like protein, giving the protein MKQREVMRHLMGRYGVSERRACRAARFWRSSLPYESRRDPLTALSPRAAELLQEAGHDAVHVRIRGLHAADDEQLFSLAAAEGRTIILADTDFGALLALRRESRPSVILFRRGTPRRPDRQAALLVANLPVLESELDRGAIVALYDTRLRIRRLPIGSD
- a CDS encoding transposase, which gives rise to MKRKRFSVEQMTAVSQQVQAVVPVGDVCRQVGVSEQTFYRWKKVYGGMLSSEARDLKQLRDEGAKLNRLVADLSLDKVKLQDVLQR
- a CDS encoding Abi-alpha family protein, with the protein product MDPVTGAVIIAGLTTAGKPTAEMLTSIISKIISPAAGAVGQGIAAPLKAWAKRRGERAGATLIEAADLLRQAQIEPQPVPGRLLLPILEHTSLEEDEDLQHQWAALLANAATPDNKVLPAFAEILHQLTPVQAKVLQWMYEMRTFPVPNWIPHWPDVERQDIEAHFNLSRADYALFINDMDRMQLIEGRRHLSTPEGASLQDVVTLAVDRWNSRVKYELINFTPLGINFMQACTPPEKAG